The Prunus persica cultivar Lovell chromosome G7, Prunus_persica_NCBIv2, whole genome shotgun sequence genome has a segment encoding these proteins:
- the LOC18770024 gene encoding uncharacterized protein LOC18770024 → MAEDICFFNKETLIIKPPKKSPLLLRMTVLVFAMVFGVYICSICLKQLSIQTMTRFQSIKVIARPCHDTKLLEIPYKHYPMPETFSRAECARNPVRFFAILSMQRSGSGWFESLLNSHKNVSSNGEIFSVRSRRENISSIVQTLDKVYNLDWFSSASKNECSAATGFKWMLNQGLMEHHKEVVQYFNRRGVSAIFLFRRNLLRRMVSVLANSYDRYAKLLNGTHKSHVHSEEEADTLKKYKPTINSTKLITDLKEMELTTSKALEYFNSTRHIVLFYEDINRTKLKEVQEFLSLPQMELTSRQVKIHNGPLSDLIKNWDDVKKTLIGTPYEDFLRSDY, encoded by the exons ATGGCTGAAGACATCTGTTTCTTCAACAAG GAAACTCTGATCATAAAGCCTCCTAAGAAATCTCCTTTGTTATTGAGGATGACAGTCCTAGTATTTGCAATGGTCTTTGGCGTTTATATCTGCTCAATATGTCTAAAGCAGTTAAGTATCCAAACCATGACTAGATTTCAAAGCATCAAAGTCATTGCAAGGCCTTGCCACGACACCAAACTACTAGAAATTCCTTATAAGCATTACCCAATGCCTGAAACTTTTAGCAG GGCTGAATGTGCACGTAATCCTGTAAGATTCTTTGCAATCTTGTCGATGCAGAGATCAGGGAGTGGGTGGTTTGAAAGCCTGTTGAATAGTCATAAAAACGTTAGTTCTAATGGAGAGATATTCTCCGTTAGGTCTAGGAGGGAAAACATATCTTCAATTGTACAGACTCTGGATAAAGTTTACAATTTGGACTGGTTCAGTAGTGCTTCGAAGAATGAGTGCTCTGCAGCAACTGGCTTCAAGTGGATGCTTAATCAG GGGTTAATGGAGCACCACAAAGAAGTTGTGCAATACTTCAATCGCAGGGGCGTCTCTGCAATATTTCTCTTTCGAAGAAACTTGTTGCGTAGAATGGTTTCTGTTCTTGCTAATTCTTATGATCGATACGCTAAGCTATTGAATGGAACCCACAAGTCACATGTACATTCAGAAGAAGag GCTGATACCCTGAAAAAGTACAAGCCTACTATCAATAGCACGAAGTTGATTACTGATCTTAAGGAAATGGAGTTGACAACTTCAAAGGCTTTAGAGTACTTCAATAGCACTAGGCACATCGTTTTGTTCTACGAGGACATTAACCGCACT AAACTAAAAGAAGTTCAAGAGTTTCTTAGCCTTCCACAGATGGAATTAACCAGCCGTCAGGTAAAGATACACAATGGACCGTTGTCAGACCTTATCAAGAACTGGGATGATGTGAAGAAGACGCTTATAGGAACACCTTACGAAGATTTTCTCCGCTCGGACTATTAG